The proteins below are encoded in one region of Accipiter gentilis chromosome 12, bAccGen1.1, whole genome shotgun sequence:
- the STAP1 gene encoding signal-transducing adaptor protein 1: protein MLRVIREHPEEIPQPAPRRIFQERQSITGLPLYFQGYLSVRHSKCQEFRVYWTELRGTMLFLYDDKKAPTYSQKLDISTLTSATNVYPDENGSGQFILMLSNEEVELKANDCESGKEWKGFILTATKLSVPPDESLLPGQLTRMHEVLEKEKKRRIMLNNCSSASLNSKSPPSNTLTTMPACFYAVSWQEATEMLEKNPSCGNLILRPSSDSKNYAITIRHELDAPRLKHYKVMSTGTSYIVELERRVTLPSLLDVIDYFVTQTRGKLKPFIMQTRIAKDPAF from the exons ATGCTGAGAGTCATTAGAGAACACCCTGAGGAAATTCCTCAGCCAGCCCCCCGTCGGATCTTCCAGGAGAGGCAGAGCATCACCGGTCTGCCTTTGTACTTCCAAGGTTACCTGTCTGTCCGGCACTCAAAATGCCAG GAATTTAGAGTGTATTGGACAGAACTCAGAGGAACTATGCTCTTCCTTTATGATGATAAGAAAGCCCCAACA TACTCACAGAAATTAGATATATCAACTTTGACTTCAGCAACCAATGTTTATCCAGATGAAAATGGCTCTGGACAGTTCATCCTGATGCTGTCAAATGAGGAAGTAGAACTGAAG GCTAATGACTGTGAATCTGGGAAAGAATGGAAGGGTTTTATTCTCACTGCAACAAAG CTGTCTGTTCCACCAGATGAGTCATTACTACCTGGGCAACTTACAAGAATGCATGAAGTgctagagaaggaaaagaaaagaaggattaTGCTTAACAACTGTTCCAGTGCATCCTTGAACAGCAAAAGCCCACCCAGCAATACATTGACCACTATGCCAGC GTGTTTCTATGCGGTGTCTTGGCAAGAAGCAACAGAGATGTTAGAAAAGAACCCTTCATGTGGGAATTTAATCCTGCGGCCCAGCAGTGACAGCAAGAACTACGCAATCACTATCCGACACGAGCTGGA tgccCCACGCTTAAAGCATTACAAAGTGATGTCCACAGGAACAAGTTACATTGTCGAATTGGAAAGACGG GTGACACTCCCAAGCCTTCTGGATGTTATCGATTACTTTGTGACCCAAACTCGAGGGAAACTGAAGCCATTTATCATGCAGACGCGCATTGCAAAGGACCCAGCATTCTGA